A region from the Ichthyobacterium seriolicida genome encodes:
- the sov gene encoding T9SS outer membrane translocon Sov/SprA, translating into MICDFLRKNRVCIIFCFLSVFICKEAVSQVEEADRDQYETQDQDEDAFQVEEADDQDETQDQDEATFQGEQADDQDETQDQDEATFQGEQADDDQDETQDRSDSDTLPYPFKEEVGGLYLNNPSFFSDSIIYNPHKREVTIRKKIGDYLSPNSVTISVKDYHDIILQKKINDYFRSKSYGFLREEKNTKKKRASLLPPFQVPGKWFENIFGGNTIEIVPKGSISVQLGLLYNHVDNPKITEANRGTLNLDFDQKIQFNATAKIGTKFKFDIGQDTKAMFDFQNLLKINYSGEEDDIVKNLNIGDVSMTVNNSLIRGAQSLFGVKSVLQFGDWTISSVFSQQRSNSEKIDTQGGDVVNKFEISTDKYENNKHFFLSQYFYHNYDDFLSEIPFISSGITIVDIEVWITNKSSTANSKQDTRNIIAISDLGENNSSSKEILPENGINADLNPENMSRDVRDFSKASSLLLSKGLRQDLDFIQLENAKKLNSNEYTFNKELGYISLNRKLNDDQVLAVAFQYNYNGKVYQVGELSHQGINNSENLVVKLLKSKIIDVNHPTWKLMMKNIYSIGSAKINKEDFKLNILYKDDQIGIPVNYIKDGNIKRVPLLKVFKLDVVNKAYKSVSDGYFDFLEGITIDSKNGRIIFPVAEPFGEYLEQKINDVSSEKYVFKQLYNTTKSEAEQNMKYNRFLISGEYKSKFSDGGIPLGAINVQKGSVKVSSMGRTLTEGVDYTVDYKMGLVKIINQDIIQSNSPVSINVEKNSMFNFQTKTFMGINLGYQFSDNLLLEATVMNLSERYSGQKVSYNQELIKNTLTGFNLKYNKELPWLTSFVNSITPSETNTPSSISIKNEFAYFFPGTNDNSGDSAYIDDFESSISNINIKTANQWSLASTPINFPKGREMGKTNQDNRAKLSFYTIDPLFYANISSTPPNIRNDKSFISTHKTRQVNSTELFPNKDISTGSINLISTFDIAFFPDERGPYNTNAKAIDDNGKLKKPEERWGGIMRPFKTSNFEQSNIEYLQFWLLDTFSQDMGADESGEIYFHIGNVSEDILKDKRKSVENGLPALGGDQGTINTGVAKVPSVQILSYSFDNDDSSRRNQDVGLDGFSDEEEKNIDIYRDFLNNIPSSARSKFIDDPAGDNFEFFRGSHHDENNSGIIERYKNFSGTEGNSPTLGLSKESYMTSSKVYPDTEDIDRNKTLDELESYAQYKVGIKANMSIGNHKYLVDKKVTTVTMPDRSVQKSTWYQFKIPLQNPSEKIGGFSDFRSVRYVRMIFKKFRKPIVFRFAKMDFMRGEWRRFKKDLKDEDSDMIINSDYTSFDVRAINLEENENRTPIPYTLPPGVQREKQHDNTRVIRQNEQSILLDICNIKEGDSRAIYKGMNMDLRRYSRIKMFIHAEAVSADKFLKDDELKFFIRLGSDQTSNYYEYEIPLKITPSGERDPNYIWPKDNELDLETEILTRAKISRNEAIVSNKHPSYSKAYRSFKGNNTITVKGNPSLADVKVIMMGIRNPENSNNGDKCVEVWLNELRLTDINKQGGWGSNASVKLNLADLADLYLDGSIVTSNFGALNEKNVDLNNHGIKKYNFTTSLNTGKLLPEDWKIKLPIYYSIAETFKTPMYNPTKNDLKLENSIPEKENRDSILSLIQDYQKVTSISFTDVKKGRSEESLSFPWDIENFSVSYHRNHMFKRKIDLEYYNEIENKGKITYNYNVPDLSFRPFYYIPYMDDYVKVLSDINLRLLPSSLSLETDFHKEYISEKNRSLGNEHLLFEPIYSKNFRMNWKGFLTHKITDNLNVKYEALNQAIVHEYEETEINPQTGILYTDNEKSDYMWNNILSFGEPQKYKHGFELNYNPSISKIPFLQWLSANYSLNTTYSWDTYPVIKLQDKLGNTIQNSISHQINGKLTMNTLYDSFDFIINSSDRLLNNAESLGFWQSIADYIIYALTGVKDLNLSINVTQGTLLPGFLPSTGFFGIGNHKGVSAPDWKFLLGFQDDIREMLVSDNLLTTYTKFNTPSKNTFVRKINYMVDIVPFPKLRIKLSADQVSSNDRGSILRNIGTEADPIFAKQSYTEKGNFSNSIISIGSSMTNSKDIFNKFLENRKIIANELAAEHYRSNSYPSINGYPSGFSSNSEKVILLSFLHTYLDEDINNPSLSFFRDIPIPNWRATYSGLRDIVWVKDYLRTFNISHAYESAYSINQYQNNPLYDESNPNKLNKNNDFIQPINVLNIALNERFNPLIGIDIKTKNDISLKIEMKKSRALVLSLKSYMLNEVSSKELIFGGGYTIRNLAFDVKTKKRFLKFKSDLKIKFNLSIRENYTTMRNINNNYEDITGGSIIYGFTSSVDYSLTDRLKLELYFDYNANSYIVSTAYPTIMSRFGIKAIYILDN; encoded by the coding sequence GTGATATGTGATTTCTTAAGAAAAAATCGTGTATGTATTATATTTTGTTTTCTATCTGTATTTATATGCAAAGAAGCTGTATCTCAAGTAGAAGAAGCTGATCGTGATCAATATGAAACACAAGATCAAGATGAGGATGCCTTCCAAGTGGAAGAAGCTGATGATCAAGATGAAACACAAGATCAAGATGAGGCTACCTTTCAAGGAGAACAAGCTGATGATCAAGATGAAACACAAGATCAAGATGAGGCTACCTTTCAAGGAGAACAGGCTGATGATGATCAAGATGAAACACAAGATAGAAGTGATAGTGATACATTGCCATATCCTTTTAAAGAGGAGGTGGGAGGCTTGTATCTAAATAATCCCAGTTTTTTTTCCGATAGCATAATATACAATCCTCATAAAAGGGAAGTTACCATAAGAAAAAAAATAGGTGATTACCTCTCGCCAAATAGTGTAACTATTAGCGTAAAAGACTATCATGACATCATTCTACAAAAAAAAATAAATGATTATTTCAGGAGTAAGAGCTACGGTTTCTTAAGAGAAGAAAAAAACACAAAGAAAAAGAGAGCATCTCTATTACCTCCTTTCCAAGTTCCTGGGAAATGGTTTGAAAATATATTTGGAGGTAATACTATAGAAATAGTCCCTAAGGGGTCTATAAGTGTTCAATTAGGACTGCTATATAACCATGTAGATAATCCTAAAATAACAGAGGCCAACCGAGGTACTCTGAATTTAGATTTCGATCAGAAGATACAATTTAATGCGACGGCTAAAATAGGGACGAAATTTAAGTTTGACATAGGGCAAGACACCAAGGCTATGTTCGATTTTCAAAACCTGTTGAAAATAAACTATTCTGGAGAAGAAGACGATATTGTAAAAAACCTCAACATAGGCGATGTCAGTATGACAGTCAACAATTCACTTATACGTGGAGCTCAGAGTCTGTTTGGAGTCAAAAGCGTTTTACAATTTGGAGATTGGACCATCTCTTCAGTCTTTTCTCAACAGAGGTCTAATAGTGAAAAAATAGATACTCAAGGAGGAGATGTGGTAAACAAATTCGAGATAAGCACAGATAAATACGAGAATAATAAGCACTTTTTCTTATCCCAATATTTCTATCATAATTACGATGATTTTTTAAGTGAAATTCCTTTCATATCATCTGGAATAACAATAGTAGATATAGAGGTATGGATCACTAATAAATCCTCAACGGCTAACTCCAAACAAGACACTAGAAATATTATAGCTATCTCAGATTTGGGTGAGAATAATTCTTCATCAAAAGAAATTCTACCTGAAAATGGCATCAATGCAGATTTAAACCCTGAAAACATGTCTAGAGATGTTAGAGATTTTAGCAAGGCCTCTTCACTGCTTTTATCTAAAGGCTTAAGACAAGATTTAGATTTTATACAGTTAGAAAATGCCAAGAAACTAAATTCAAATGAGTACACATTTAATAAAGAATTAGGATATATCTCATTGAATAGAAAATTAAACGATGACCAAGTCTTAGCAGTAGCCTTTCAGTATAATTACAATGGAAAAGTATATCAAGTAGGTGAATTATCTCATCAGGGAATCAACAACTCTGAAAATTTAGTGGTTAAGCTATTAAAAAGTAAAATTATAGATGTAAATCACCCCACTTGGAAATTGATGATGAAAAATATTTATTCAATAGGATCTGCAAAAATAAATAAAGAGGATTTCAAACTAAACATACTGTATAAAGATGATCAAATCGGAATTCCTGTCAATTATATAAAAGATGGAAATATAAAGAGAGTACCTCTGTTAAAGGTTTTCAAATTAGACGTTGTAAACAAAGCATACAAAAGTGTATCAGATGGATATTTTGATTTTTTAGAGGGGATTACCATCGATAGCAAAAATGGAAGAATAATATTTCCTGTAGCTGAACCCTTTGGAGAATATCTAGAGCAAAAGATAAACGACGTGTCATCTGAAAAATACGTGTTTAAACAGCTTTATAACACCACTAAGTCAGAAGCAGAACAAAACATGAAATACAACAGATTTTTAATATCTGGAGAATATAAATCTAAGTTTTCCGATGGAGGCATTCCCTTGGGGGCTATTAATGTTCAAAAAGGGTCGGTAAAGGTGAGCTCTATGGGACGAACACTGACCGAAGGAGTAGACTATACAGTGGATTACAAAATGGGATTGGTCAAGATAATAAATCAAGATATAATACAATCTAACTCTCCTGTGAGTATCAACGTAGAGAAAAATTCTATGTTTAACTTTCAGACAAAGACCTTTATGGGGATAAATCTAGGATATCAATTTAGTGATAATCTATTGTTGGAGGCCACAGTTATGAATTTAAGTGAGAGATATTCTGGACAAAAGGTAAGCTACAATCAAGAGCTTATAAAAAACACATTGACAGGATTTAATCTCAAATACAATAAAGAGCTCCCATGGCTAACTAGTTTTGTCAATAGCATCACCCCTTCAGAGACAAATACTCCTTCTAGTATTAGTATCAAGAATGAATTTGCTTATTTTTTTCCAGGCACTAATGACAACAGTGGGGATAGTGCCTATATAGATGATTTTGAAAGCAGTATATCTAATATAAATATCAAAACAGCAAACCAATGGAGCTTAGCTAGTACTCCTATAAACTTCCCTAAGGGAAGAGAAATGGGAAAGACCAATCAAGACAATAGAGCTAAATTGTCTTTCTATACAATAGATCCATTATTTTATGCTAATATCAGTTCTACGCCTCCCAATATAAGGAATGATAAGTCTTTTATTTCAACACATAAGACTCGACAAGTAAATAGCACAGAACTGTTCCCCAACAAGGATATATCAACTGGTAGTATAAACCTCATATCCACATTCGACATAGCTTTTTTCCCAGATGAAAGAGGTCCTTATAATACTAATGCAAAGGCCATAGACGATAATGGTAAGTTAAAAAAACCCGAAGAGAGATGGGGAGGTATCATGAGACCTTTTAAAACATCAAATTTTGAACAGAGCAATATAGAGTATTTGCAATTTTGGTTATTAGATACTTTCTCTCAAGATATGGGAGCTGATGAGAGTGGGGAGATATATTTTCACATAGGTAACGTATCAGAAGATATCTTAAAAGATAAGAGAAAGAGTGTCGAAAATGGACTGCCAGCCTTGGGTGGTGATCAAGGAACAATTAATACAGGAGTAGCTAAAGTTCCTTCTGTACAAATACTGTCTTATAGTTTTGACAATGACGATTCCTCGAGAAGAAATCAAGATGTAGGGCTAGATGGCTTTTCCGATGAAGAAGAAAAAAACATCGACATATACAGAGATTTTTTAAACAATATACCGAGTTCTGCTAGGAGTAAATTTATAGATGATCCAGCAGGTGATAATTTCGAATTCTTTAGAGGTAGTCATCACGATGAGAATAACTCAGGGATAATAGAGAGGTATAAAAACTTTAGTGGAACAGAGGGCAACTCGCCTACTCTAGGACTGTCTAAAGAATCTTATATGACCTCCTCTAAGGTCTACCCCGACACTGAAGACATAGATAGAAATAAAACTCTAGATGAATTAGAGAGCTATGCCCAATACAAAGTGGGAATAAAGGCAAATATGAGTATAGGCAATCATAAGTATTTGGTCGACAAAAAAGTTACGACTGTCACCATGCCCGACCGAAGTGTACAAAAAAGCACTTGGTATCAATTTAAGATTCCACTGCAAAACCCCTCTGAAAAAATAGGTGGTTTTTCCGATTTCAGATCGGTGAGATATGTCAGAATGATTTTCAAAAAGTTTAGAAAGCCTATAGTTTTCAGGTTTGCTAAAATGGATTTTATGCGTGGAGAATGGAGGAGGTTCAAAAAAGATTTAAAAGATGAAGACAGTGATATGATCATCAATAGCGATTATACTTCTTTTGATGTAAGAGCTATAAACTTAGAAGAAAATGAAAACAGAACACCTATTCCATACACATTACCTCCTGGGGTACAAAGAGAGAAACAACACGATAACACTAGAGTAATAAGACAAAATGAACAATCTATTTTACTGGATATTTGCAATATAAAAGAGGGGGATTCAAGAGCTATTTACAAGGGTATGAACATGGATTTGAGAAGATATTCTAGGATAAAGATGTTTATACATGCTGAGGCTGTAAGTGCAGATAAATTTCTAAAAGATGATGAATTAAAGTTTTTTATTCGTTTGGGATCGGATCAAACATCTAATTATTACGAATATGAAATTCCCTTGAAGATAACGCCCAGTGGAGAGAGAGATCCAAATTATATATGGCCAAAAGATAATGAATTAGACCTTGAAACAGAGATATTGACAAGGGCTAAAATATCTAGAAATGAAGCTATAGTTTCTAATAAACATCCATCTTATTCTAAAGCTTATAGAAGTTTTAAAGGTAATAACACTATAACGGTAAAGGGGAATCCTTCATTAGCCGATGTGAAAGTAATTATGATGGGAATCCGCAACCCTGAAAATTCTAATAATGGAGATAAGTGTGTAGAGGTATGGTTAAACGAATTGCGACTTACAGATATAAATAAACAAGGAGGATGGGGTAGTAATGCCAGTGTAAAACTAAATCTAGCTGACTTGGCCGATTTGTATCTAGACGGAAGTATTGTCACTTCTAACTTTGGAGCGTTGAATGAAAAAAATGTAGATCTAAATAATCACGGAATAAAAAAATACAACTTCACAACTAGTCTAAATACAGGCAAATTATTACCAGAGGATTGGAAAATAAAACTCCCTATATACTACTCCATTGCAGAGACCTTTAAAACACCTATGTACAACCCTACCAAAAACGATTTAAAATTAGAGAATTCAATCCCAGAAAAAGAGAATAGAGATTCTATTTTGAGTCTCATTCAAGATTACCAAAAAGTGACGAGCATAAGTTTTACAGATGTAAAAAAAGGCAGATCAGAAGAGAGTCTATCTTTTCCTTGGGATATAGAAAACTTCTCTGTATCCTACCATAGGAATCACATGTTTAAAAGAAAAATTGACTTAGAATATTATAATGAAATAGAAAATAAGGGTAAGATAACATATAATTATAATGTTCCCGATCTAAGTTTCAGACCGTTTTATTACATTCCCTATATGGATGATTACGTGAAAGTACTCTCTGATATAAATCTTCGATTACTACCTTCGTCTTTAAGTCTAGAAACGGATTTTCACAAGGAATACATCAGTGAAAAAAACAGATCTTTAGGAAATGAACATCTGCTATTTGAACCCATATACAGCAAAAACTTCCGTATGAACTGGAAGGGTTTTCTCACACATAAAATCACTGATAATTTAAATGTGAAATACGAAGCCTTAAATCAGGCTATAGTACACGAATATGAAGAAACTGAAATAAACCCTCAAACTGGAATTCTCTATACCGATAATGAAAAAAGCGATTATATGTGGAATAATATATTATCGTTTGGTGAGCCTCAAAAGTATAAACACGGCTTTGAGCTCAACTATAATCCAAGCATTTCAAAGATACCCTTTTTACAGTGGCTAAGTGCTAATTATTCTCTAAACACTACTTATAGCTGGGATACTTATCCTGTGATAAAACTACAAGACAAACTGGGGAATACAATACAGAATTCTATATCTCATCAGATTAATGGAAAATTAACTATGAATACTCTGTACGATAGCTTCGACTTTATAATTAATAGTTCAGATAGATTATTAAATAATGCTGAAAGCCTTGGATTCTGGCAGAGTATAGCTGATTACATAATATATGCTCTTACTGGGGTGAAGGATTTAAATTTATCTATTAATGTAACCCAAGGGACTCTATTACCTGGTTTTTTACCTTCCACAGGCTTTTTTGGAATAGGAAATCACAAAGGGGTATCAGCTCCAGATTGGAAGTTTCTACTAGGTTTTCAAGATGATATAAGAGAAATGCTTGTGAGTGATAATCTGCTGACCACATATACCAAATTCAATACTCCTAGTAAAAACACCTTTGTTCGTAAAATAAATTATATGGTAGATATAGTTCCTTTTCCAAAACTGAGAATTAAGCTCTCAGCTGATCAGGTATCATCTAATGATAGGGGCAGCATACTCAGGAATATAGGCACTGAAGCTGATCCTATATTCGCTAAACAATCGTATACTGAAAAAGGTAATTTTAGCAATTCTATAATATCTATAGGTTCTTCTATGACCAACTCTAAAGATATTTTTAATAAATTTTTAGAAAACAGAAAAATAATAGCTAATGAGCTAGCCGCAGAACATTATCGTTCTAATAGTTATCCTTCTATAAATGGATATCCTTCTGGATTTAGTTCTAACAGTGAAAAAGTAATCTTATTGTCTTTTTTGCATACTTATTTGGATGAGGATATAAATAATCCTTCTTTGAGTTTCTTTAGGGATATTCCCATACCAAATTGGAGAGCGACTTATTCTGGTTTAAGAGATATAGTTTGGGTTAAAGATTATTTGAGGACTTTTAATATATCTCATGCTTACGAATCGGCATACAGCATAAATCAATATCAAAATAATCCGTTATACGACGAGAGTAATCCTAATAAATTGAATAAGAATAATGATTTCATACAGCCCATTAATGTTTTAAATATAGCTTTAAACGAACGTTTTAATCCTTTAATAGGAATAGATATAAAAACCAAAAATGACATCTCTCTTAAAATAGAAATGAAAAAGAGTAGAGCCTTAGTTCTGAGTTTAAAGAGTTATATGTTAAATGAGGTATCTTCTAAAGAATTGATATTTGGGGGGGGGTACACAATACGAAATCTAGCTTTTGATGTAAAGACAAAGAAGAGATTTTTAAAATTCAAAAGTGATTTGAAGATAAAGTTTAATCTATCTATCAGGGAGAATTATACCACTATGAGAAATATTAATAATAACTATGAAGATATTACAGGAGGAAGTATAATTTATGGTTTTACCTCTTCTGTTGATTATTCTCTTACAGATAGGCTTAAGTTAGAGCTCTATTTCGATTACAATGCAAATAGTTATATAGTATCTACGGCTTACCCTACAATTATGTCTAGATTTGGCATAAAGGCTATTTACATCTTAGATAATTAA
- a CDS encoding Bax inhibitor-1/YccA family protein: MNIIRNTSNPAFSESSLKDVNFGYSGVDGIMTLNGTVNKTFISLLILLASATFVWNKSFEGEDVYMYMMGGFFVTIASFLFIIFNKRLVHIFVPIYAVAEGLLLGGISSLMEMRYPGIAFQAVGLTIGTFLFMLFAYKTGTIRATEKFKSIMTVAIGGVCLVYFVGMILSMFGVNMFFHGNSMISIVFSLVVVVIAALSLILDFSRVEESVSNGAPKYMEWYCAFGLMVTLVWLYMEILRLLSKLQSRE; encoded by the coding sequence ATGAATATAATTAGAAATACTTCAAATCCAGCATTTTCTGAGAGTTCTTTAAAAGATGTGAATTTCGGTTATAGTGGTGTTGATGGCATTATGACTTTAAACGGCACTGTAAATAAGACTTTTATTTCCTTGTTGATACTTTTGGCCTCTGCTACATTTGTATGGAATAAGAGTTTTGAGGGCGAGGATGTATATATGTACATGATGGGCGGTTTTTTTGTCACTATAGCTTCTTTTTTATTTATCATATTCAACAAGAGGTTAGTGCACATATTTGTTCCTATATATGCCGTAGCTGAAGGTTTATTATTGGGAGGCATTTCATCTCTTATGGAGATGAGGTATCCTGGCATAGCTTTTCAGGCTGTAGGTCTTACAATTGGGACTTTTTTGTTTATGTTATTCGCCTATAAAACAGGGACTATAAGGGCTACTGAAAAGTTTAAATCCATCATGACAGTAGCTATAGGCGGTGTTTGTTTAGTTTACTTTGTTGGTATGATCTTGAGCATGTTTGGTGTCAATATGTTTTTCCATGGCAATTCTATGATTAGTATAGTATTCAGTTTAGTAGTTGTGGTAATAGCTGCATTGAGTTTAATACTAGATTTCAGTAGAGTTGAAGAGAGCGTGAGCAATGGAGCTCCAAAGTATATGGAGTGGTATTGTGCTTTTGGACTTATGGTTACTTTGGTATGGCTATATATGGAAATCCTTAGATTACTTAGCAAGCTGCAGAGTAGAGAATAA
- the rplT gene encoding 50S ribosomal protein L20, with translation MPRSVNAVASRNRRKKIIKQAKGYFGRRKNVYTVAKNAVEKALSYAYRDRRAKKRSFRSLWIMRINSGARLSGLSYSKFMGKVKANGIALNRKVLADLAMNHPEAFKEIVKKVI, from the coding sequence ATGCCAAGATCGGTAAATGCTGTTGCCTCTAGGAACAGGAGAAAAAAAATAATAAAACAAGCCAAAGGTTATTTTGGTAGACGTAAAAATGTCTATACTGTGGCTAAAAACGCTGTTGAGAAGGCTTTGTCCTATGCTTATAGAGATCGTAGAGCCAAGAAGAGAAGTTTTCGTTCTCTTTGGATAATGAGAATAAACTCTGGAGCTAGGCTCAGTGGACTCTCTTATTCTAAGTTTATGGGTAAGGTTAAGGCTAACGGCATTGCCTTAAATAGAAAAGTCTTAGCAGATTTGGCTATGAATCACCCTGAGGCTTTTAAAGAAATAGTTAAAAAAGTAATCTAG
- the rpmI gene encoding 50S ribosomal protein L35: MPKIKTKSSAKKRFKLTGTGKIKRKHAFKSHILTKMSTKRKRNLTYSGLVSAADQNNIRIQLCLK, encoded by the coding sequence ATGCCAAAAATTAAGACTAAATCTAGTGCCAAGAAGAGGTTCAAACTAACCGGTACGGGGAAGATTAAGCGAAAGCATGCTTTTAAGAGTCATATCTTAACTAAGATGTCTACTAAGCGTAAGAGGAATTTGACTTATTCTGGTCTTGTCAGCGCAGCTGATCAGAATAATATTAGGATTCAACTTTGTTTGAAGTAG
- the infC gene encoding translation initiation factor IF-3 codes for MLRKKTKDWGRQPSKRNEHRINSDIISEKVRLVGDNIEEIGVYSTSKAMSMANSMSLDLVEISSQSDPPVCKILDYDKFLYQKKKKEIKSKVSSKVVIKEIRFGPRTDSHDFEFKKKHAIEFLESGAKLKAFVFFKGRAIIYKDQGEILLLKLAQELEEYGKVDKLPKLEGKRMIMFMSPKKKS; via the coding sequence GTGCTTAGAAAAAAAACAAAGGATTGGGGTAGACAGCCGAGTAAGAGAAATGAACACAGGATTAATTCTGATATAATATCAGAAAAGGTCAGGTTGGTCGGTGACAATATAGAGGAAATTGGTGTTTATAGTACTTCTAAGGCCATGTCTATGGCTAACAGTATGAGTTTAGATTTGGTTGAGATATCATCTCAGTCGGATCCGCCAGTTTGCAAAATTTTAGATTACGATAAGTTTCTTTATCAAAAGAAGAAAAAGGAGATAAAATCTAAGGTCAGTAGCAAAGTAGTCATTAAAGAGATACGATTTGGCCCTAGGACTGACAGTCATGATTTTGAGTTTAAGAAGAAGCATGCCATAGAGTTTTTAGAGAGTGGTGCCAAGCTTAAGGCTTTTGTCTTTTTTAAGGGTAGGGCTATAATCTATAAAGATCAAGGTGAGATTTTACTCTTAAAGTTGGCTCAAGAATTAGAGGAATATGGCAAGGTAGATAAGTTGCCTAAGTTAGAAGGTAAACGTATGATTATGTTTATGTCTCCTAAGAAAAAAAGTTAA
- the thrS gene encoding threonine--tRNA ligase produces the protein MVKITFLDGAVKQYPKGISVIDVAKDISEGLSRNILSAKLNDRVVEVSTTINEDSSICFYTWDDKQGKRAFWHSSAHLLAQALEQLYPGIKLTIGPAVDNGFYYDVDFGENVFSESDFEKVEKLILDNARNKSPFKIYHVSKAEALSTYENNSYKTELIDALTDGEITFCTHDNFTDLCRGGHIPNTGLVKSVKIMSVAGAYWRGDEKNKQLTRVYGISFPKAKYMTEHLKFLEEAKARDHRRLGKDLELFIFSKRIGQGLPLWLPKGYDLRERLETFLKKIQRDSGYEMVYTPHIGSKELYMTSGHYEKYGEDSFQPIKTPVEDEEFLLKPMNCPHHCEIFKSKPYSYRDLPKRFAEFGTVYRYEKSGELHGLFRVRGFTQDDAHIFCTTEQLKEEFKKVIDMVLYVFRSLGFGNFKAQISLRDESNPQKYIGSDENWERAESDIIEATKEKGLDYFIEYGEAAFYGPKLDFMVKDAIGRSWQLGTIQVDYNLPERFDLSYTGTDDKQYRPVMIHRAPLGSLERFIAILVEHTSGHLPLWLISVQAIILVISDKYEDYAKKVLQLLKNYEIRAEIDLRAEKMGKKVRDAEIGKIPFMLIVGAQEQEDNLVSVREHGQGDLGVFTVEGFSNLINDRINSELNPEKT, from the coding sequence TTGGTTAAGATTACTTTTTTAGATGGTGCAGTCAAGCAATATCCCAAGGGAATTTCTGTTATCGATGTGGCCAAAGATATAAGCGAAGGCTTATCTAGGAACATACTATCTGCTAAGTTGAACGATAGGGTAGTGGAGGTATCTACTACTATAAATGAGGATTCATCAATATGTTTTTACACTTGGGATGATAAACAAGGCAAGAGAGCCTTTTGGCATTCATCGGCTCACCTTTTGGCTCAAGCTCTAGAGCAGTTGTATCCAGGAATTAAATTAACTATAGGTCCAGCCGTAGATAATGGGTTTTATTACGATGTGGATTTTGGAGAAAATGTTTTTTCTGAAAGTGATTTTGAGAAAGTAGAGAAGCTCATTTTAGATAATGCTAGAAATAAGTCTCCTTTTAAAATTTATCACGTCAGCAAGGCGGAGGCTTTGTCTACATATGAGAATAATTCATATAAAACAGAGTTGATAGATGCATTGACAGATGGAGAGATAACTTTTTGTACTCACGATAATTTCACAGATTTGTGCAGAGGAGGTCATATTCCCAATACAGGACTTGTAAAGTCTGTAAAAATAATGAGTGTAGCTGGAGCTTATTGGCGAGGAGATGAGAAAAATAAGCAGTTGACTAGAGTTTACGGCATCTCTTTTCCAAAGGCTAAGTATATGACAGAGCATCTAAAATTCTTAGAAGAAGCTAAAGCTAGGGACCACAGGAGGTTAGGAAAAGACTTAGAGCTATTTATTTTTTCTAAGAGGATTGGTCAAGGGCTTCCTCTTTGGCTTCCTAAGGGATATGATCTGAGAGAGAGATTAGAGACTTTTTTGAAAAAAATACAAAGGGATTCTGGTTATGAGATGGTGTACACTCCTCATATAGGCAGTAAGGAATTATATATGACATCTGGTCATTACGAAAAATACGGGGAGGACAGTTTTCAGCCTATTAAGACGCCAGTAGAGGATGAGGAGTTTTTATTAAAACCTATGAACTGTCCTCATCACTGTGAGATATTTAAGAGCAAACCTTATTCTTATAGAGATTTGCCAAAGCGATTTGCTGAATTTGGAACTGTCTATCGATATGAGAAAAGTGGAGAGTTACATGGGTTATTTCGCGTGAGAGGTTTTACCCAGGACGACGCTCATATATTCTGTACTACAGAACAACTTAAAGAGGAATTTAAGAAAGTCATAGACATGGTTCTTTACGTTTTCAGATCTTTGGGATTTGGGAATTTTAAAGCTCAAATATCTCTTAGAGATGAGTCTAATCCTCAAAAATATATAGGTAGTGATGAAAATTGGGAAAGAGCTGAAAGCGATATAATAGAAGCCACAAAGGAGAAAGGTTTAGATTATTTTATAGAGTATGGAGAGGCAGCTTTTTACGGTCCTAAATTAGATTTTATGGTAAAGGATGCCATTGGCAGAAGCTGGCAATTGGGCACCATACAGGTAGATTACAATTTACCTGAGCGCTTTGATTTGTCTTATACAGGCACTGATGACAAGCAATACAGGCCTGTTATGATCCACCGTGCTCCTTTGGGTTCTTTGGAGAGATTTATAGCTATTTTAGTAGAGCATACTTCGGGTCATTTACCTCTTTGGCTTATTTCTGTTCAAGCCATTATTTTGGTTATAAGTGATAAATATGAAGATTATGCAAAAAAAGTTTTGCAATTGCTAAAAAATTACGAAATTCGCGCCGAAATAGACTTAAGGGCTGAGAAGATGGGTAAGAAGGTTAGAGATGCTGAAATTGGAAAAATCCCTTTTATGTTGATAGTAGGTGCTCAAGAGCAAGAGGATAATCTCGTGTCTGTTCGAGAACATGGGCAAGGAGATTTGGGTGTTTTTACTGTGGAAGGTTTTTCTAATCTGATAAATGACAGGATAAACTCAGAGTTGAATCCTGAAAAAACGTAA